Proteins from one Doryrhamphus excisus isolate RoL2022-K1 chromosome 19, RoL_Dexc_1.0, whole genome shotgun sequence genomic window:
- the esr1 gene encoding estrogen receptor isoform X2 codes for MYPEDSRGSGGVATVDFLEGTYDYASPTPAPTPLYSHPTTGYYSAPLDTHGPPSDGSLQSLGSGPNSPLVFVPTSPRLSPFMHPPGHHYLEATSTSGYRSSEPAGQQQVTRDEQCGTSAEPYVVGGSEVAAAAGVFEMAKETRFCAVCSDYASGYHYGVWSCEGCKAFFKRSIQGHNDYVCPATNQCTIDRNRRKSCQACRLRKCYEVGMMKGGVRKDRGRVLRRDKRRTGTSEKTTKDAEHRKVSPQDGRKQGSCAGGGRSSVTDIPPDQVLLLLQGAEPPILCSRQKLSRPYTEVTMMTLLTSMADKELVHMIAWAKKLPGFLQLSLHDQVQLLESSWLEVLMIGLIWRSIHCPGKLIFAQDLILDRSEGDCVEGMAEIFDMLLATASRFRMLRLKPEEFVCLKAIILLNSGAFAFCTGTMEPLHDSVAVQGMLDTITDALIHHISQSGCSVQQQARRQAQLLLLLSHIRHMSNKGMEHLYSMKCKNKVPLYDLLLEMLDAHRLHRPAKVPPSGSSNGGPSSSSGGSSNSSQESLSRAPPCPGVLQFGGSRSDCADIL; via the exons atgtaccccgaagacagccggggtTCCGGAGGGGTCGCCACGGTGGACTTCTTGGAGGGGACGTACGACTATGCCTCCCCAACTCCGGCTCCGACTCCGCTCTACAGTCACCCCACCACGGGTTACTACTCGGCACCCCTGGACACTCACGGCCCTCCCTCGGACGGCAGCCTTCAGTCGCTGGGCAGCGGGCCCAACAGCCCCCTCGTCTTTGTGCCCACCAGCCCCCGGCTCAGCCCTTTCATGCACCCCCCCGGCCATCACTATCTGGAAGCCACTTCAACCTCTGGCTACAG GTCCAGCGAGCCAGCCGGTCAGCAGCAGGTCACCAGGGATGAGCAGTGTGGCACCAGTGCAGAGCCTTACGTTGTGGGCGGGTCAGAGGTCGCCGCAGCCGCTGGGGTGTTCGAGATGGCCAAGGAGACACGGTTCTGTGCTGTATGCAGCGACTACGCCTCCGGCTACCACTATGGGGTGTGGTCCTGTGAGGGATGCAAGGCCTTCTTCAAGAGAAGCATCCAAG GCCACAATGACTACGTGTGCCCTGCAACCAATCAGTGCACGATTGACAGGAATCGCAGGAAGAGCTGCCAGGCATGCCGACTAAGGAAGTGCTACGAAGTGGGCATGATGAAAGGAG GTGTGCGCAAAGACCGCGGTCGCGTGCTACGGCGTGACAAGCGGCGCACAGGCACATCTGAGAAGACTACCAAGGACGCGGAGCATAGAAAAGTGTCCCCACAGGACGGGAGGAAACAAGGAAGCTGTGCCGGTGGGGGAAGATCATCTGTAACGGACATCCCACCTGACCAG GTGCTTCTCCTGCTGCAGGGGGCCGAACCCCCGATATTGTGTTCGCGGCAGAAGCTGAGCCGACCCTACACGGAGGTCACCATGATGACCCTGCTCACCAGCATGGCTGACAAGGAACTAGTCCACATGATCGCTTGGGCCAAGAAGCTTCCTG GTTTCCTGCAGCTTTCCCTGCACGACCAGGTGCAGCTGCTAGAAAGCTCGTGGTTGGAGGTGCTGATGATCGGCCTCATCTGGAGGTCCATCCACTGTCCTGGAAAGCTCATCTTCGCTCAGGACCTCATTTTGGACAG GAGCGAAGGAGACTGCGTTGAAGGCATGGCTGAGATCTTTGACATGCTGCTGGCCACCGCCTCTCGGTTTCGCATGCTAAGACTCAAGCCTGAGGAGTTTGTCTGCCTCAAAGCAATTATCTTGCTCAACTCTG GCGCCTTTGCGTTCTGCACGGGTACCATGGAGCCGCTCCATGACAGCGTGGCggtgcaaggcatgctggacaCCATCACCGACGCCCTCATACATCACATCAGCCAATCAGGGTGCTCAGTGCAGCAGCAGGCCAGGCGCCAGGCCCAGCTGCTCCTCCTACTATCTCACATCAGGCACATGAG TAACAAAGGCATGGAGCACCTGTACAGCATGAAGTGTAAGAACAAAGTGCCACTTTACGACTTGCTGCTGGAGATGCTGGACGCCCATCGCTTGCACCGTCCGGCTAAAGTGCCTCCCAGCGGTAGCAGCAACGGTGGCCCCTCCTCCAGTTCAGGAGgtagcagcaacagcagccagGAGAGCCTCAGCAGAGCCCCTCCATGTCCAGGAGTCCTGCAGTTTGGAGGGTCCCGCTCCGACTGCGCTGACATCCTATGA
- the zbtb2b gene encoding zinc finger and BTB domain-containing protein 2b yields the protein MELANHGLILLQQLNAQREFGFLCDCTVAIGDVFFKAHKAVLAAFSNYFRMLFIHQDSDCVRLKAADIQPDIFSYLLNLMYTGKLAPQLIDPTRLEQGVRFLHAYPLLQEASQSAYSHPEQSLNLSTSLYGIQIADQQAALSARRTLSSPVDMEQLPAAATAPSKLSPPEAEASTSGAQPATEEGAGSDMLTSADVASANAILHVKPSIMKRTSSFRKHYSCHLCRSRFNQRSLLREHLLQHTQALAQSSGELSSAPSPLMPADQTMLEGSKASTSVEIISDSEQTPASGNNSDSPRAEVSTSGWGMGGLNSQADTPPPSDIADIDNLETADLDRELKRRKYECCTCGRKFIQKSHWREHMYIHTGKPFKCSACGKSFCRANQAARHVCLNQGADAYTLVDRQSMELCAAGDDSSQMEAMFLASSKPYKCNICATTFSSPNEVIKHLCFTQGGLAGLQGNATAGMLVQHEEVSKDDGSDLSNSGTPLDAIKVEDVLVE from the exons ATGGAGTTGGCCAACCACGGTCTTATCCTGCTGCAGCAGCTCAACGCTCAGAGGGAGTTTGGCTTCCTGTGTGACTGCACGGTGGCTATAGGAGACGTCTTCTTCAAAGCCCACAAGGCCGTGCTCGCCGCCTTCTCCAACTACTTCAGAATGCTCTTCATTCACCAGGACAG cGACTGCGTGCGTCTGAAGGCGGCCGACATCCAGCCTGACATTTTCAGCTACCTTCTCAACCTGATGTACACTGGCAAGCTGGCCCCCCAGCTCATCGACCCCACTCGGCTGGAGCAAGGGGTGCGCTTCCTCCACGCCTACCCTCTCCTGCAGGAGGCCAGCCAGTCAGCGTACTCCCATCCGGAGCAGAGCCTCAACCTCTCCACCTCCCTCTACGGCATCCAGATCGCCGACCAGCAGGCGGCGCTGTCGGCGAGGAGGACGCTCTCCTCACCCGTCGACATGGAGCAGCTCCCCGCGGCCGCCACAGCTCCGTCCAAGCTCTCCCCGCCAGAAGCGGAGGCCTCCACCAGCGGCGCGCAGCCTGCCACTGAAGAGGGGGCGGGGTCAGACATGCTGACAAGCGCTGATGTGGCCTCCGCCAACGCCATCCTGCACGTGAAGCCCAGCATCATGAAGAGGACCTCCTCCTTCAGGAAGCACTACTCCTGCCACCTATGCAGGAGTCGCTTCAACCAGAGGAGCCTGCTCAGGGAGCACCTCCTGCAGCACACCCAAGCGCTGGCACAAAGCTCAGGGGAGCTCAGCAGCGCCCCCTCCCCCCTAATGCCTGCTGACCAGACCATGCTGGAAGGAAGCAAAGCCAGCACCTCCGTGGAGATCATCAGCGACAGCGAGCAAACGCCGGCTTCGGGCAACAACTCCGACTCCCCCCGGGCTGAGGTGTCCACCTCCGGGTGGGGGATGGGCGGTTTAAACTCCCAGGCGGACACGCCGCCCCCGTCGGACATTGCGGACATCGACAACCTGGAGACCGCCGACCTGGACCGTGAGCTGAAGCGGCGGAAATACGAGTGCTGCACTTGCGGCCGTAAGTTCATCCAAAAGAGCCACTGGCGAGAGCACATGTACATCCACACGGGCAAGCCCTTCAAGTGCAGCGCCTGCGGCAAGAGCTTCTGCCGCGCCAACCAGGCCGCCCGCCACGTGTGCCTCAATCAGGGTGCCGACGCCTACACACTGGTGGACCGGCAGAGCATGGAACTGTGTGCGGCGGGCGACGACAGCAGCCAGATGGAGGCCATGTTCCTGGCCTCCTCCAAGCCCTACAAGTGTAACATCTGCGCCACCACCTTCTCCAGTCCCAACGAGGTCATCAAGCACCTTTGCTTCACCCAGGGGGGCTTGGCGGGGCTGCAGGGGAATGCCACCGCGGGAATGCTGGTGCAGCACGAGGAGGTTTCCAAAGACGACGGATCCGATTTGTCCAACTCGGGCACGCCGCTCGACGCCATCAAAGTGGAGGACGTGCTGGTGGAGTAG
- the esr1 gene encoding estrogen receptor isoform X1: MLLRHSPAKSRKHCGPPPRPGIHPAAPELESLSPPRLSPPPRAAPLSGMYPEDSRGSGGVATVDFLEGTYDYASPTPAPTPLYSHPTTGYYSAPLDTHGPPSDGSLQSLGSGPNSPLVFVPTSPRLSPFMHPPGHHYLEATSTSGYRSSEPAGQQQVTRDEQCGTSAEPYVVGGSEVAAAAGVFEMAKETRFCAVCSDYASGYHYGVWSCEGCKAFFKRSIQGHNDYVCPATNQCTIDRNRRKSCQACRLRKCYEVGMMKGGVRKDRGRVLRRDKRRTGTSEKTTKDAEHRKVSPQDGRKQGSCAGGGRSSVTDIPPDQVLLLLQGAEPPILCSRQKLSRPYTEVTMMTLLTSMADKELVHMIAWAKKLPGFLQLSLHDQVQLLESSWLEVLMIGLIWRSIHCPGKLIFAQDLILDRSEGDCVEGMAEIFDMLLATASRFRMLRLKPEEFVCLKAIILLNSGAFAFCTGTMEPLHDSVAVQGMLDTITDALIHHISQSGCSVQQQARRQAQLLLLLSHIRHMSNKGMEHLYSMKCKNKVPLYDLLLEMLDAHRLHRPAKVPPSGSSNGGPSSSSGGSSNSSQESLSRAPPCPGVLQFGGSRSDCADIL, from the exons ATGTTGCTCAGGCACAGCCCGGCAAAGAGCAGGAAACATTGTGGACCTCCGCCGAGACCCGGGATCCACCCAGCTGCCCCAGAGCTGGAGAGCCTGTCCCCACCGCGCCTGTCGCCCCCACCTCGCGCCGCCCCCCTTAGCGGCatgtaccccgaagacagccggggtTCCGGAGGGGTCGCCACGGTGGACTTCTTGGAGGGGACGTACGACTATGCCTCCCCAACTCCGGCTCCGACTCCGCTCTACAGTCACCCCACCACGGGTTACTACTCGGCACCCCTGGACACTCACGGCCCTCCCTCGGACGGCAGCCTTCAGTCGCTGGGCAGCGGGCCCAACAGCCCCCTCGTCTTTGTGCCCACCAGCCCCCGGCTCAGCCCTTTCATGCACCCCCCCGGCCATCACTATCTGGAAGCCACTTCAACCTCTGGCTACAG GTCCAGCGAGCCAGCCGGTCAGCAGCAGGTCACCAGGGATGAGCAGTGTGGCACCAGTGCAGAGCCTTACGTTGTGGGCGGGTCAGAGGTCGCCGCAGCCGCTGGGGTGTTCGAGATGGCCAAGGAGACACGGTTCTGTGCTGTATGCAGCGACTACGCCTCCGGCTACCACTATGGGGTGTGGTCCTGTGAGGGATGCAAGGCCTTCTTCAAGAGAAGCATCCAAG GCCACAATGACTACGTGTGCCCTGCAACCAATCAGTGCACGATTGACAGGAATCGCAGGAAGAGCTGCCAGGCATGCCGACTAAGGAAGTGCTACGAAGTGGGCATGATGAAAGGAG GTGTGCGCAAAGACCGCGGTCGCGTGCTACGGCGTGACAAGCGGCGCACAGGCACATCTGAGAAGACTACCAAGGACGCGGAGCATAGAAAAGTGTCCCCACAGGACGGGAGGAAACAAGGAAGCTGTGCCGGTGGGGGAAGATCATCTGTAACGGACATCCCACCTGACCAG GTGCTTCTCCTGCTGCAGGGGGCCGAACCCCCGATATTGTGTTCGCGGCAGAAGCTGAGCCGACCCTACACGGAGGTCACCATGATGACCCTGCTCACCAGCATGGCTGACAAGGAACTAGTCCACATGATCGCTTGGGCCAAGAAGCTTCCTG GTTTCCTGCAGCTTTCCCTGCACGACCAGGTGCAGCTGCTAGAAAGCTCGTGGTTGGAGGTGCTGATGATCGGCCTCATCTGGAGGTCCATCCACTGTCCTGGAAAGCTCATCTTCGCTCAGGACCTCATTTTGGACAG GAGCGAAGGAGACTGCGTTGAAGGCATGGCTGAGATCTTTGACATGCTGCTGGCCACCGCCTCTCGGTTTCGCATGCTAAGACTCAAGCCTGAGGAGTTTGTCTGCCTCAAAGCAATTATCTTGCTCAACTCTG GCGCCTTTGCGTTCTGCACGGGTACCATGGAGCCGCTCCATGACAGCGTGGCggtgcaaggcatgctggacaCCATCACCGACGCCCTCATACATCACATCAGCCAATCAGGGTGCTCAGTGCAGCAGCAGGCCAGGCGCCAGGCCCAGCTGCTCCTCCTACTATCTCACATCAGGCACATGAG TAACAAAGGCATGGAGCACCTGTACAGCATGAAGTGTAAGAACAAAGTGCCACTTTACGACTTGCTGCTGGAGATGCTGGACGCCCATCGCTTGCACCGTCCGGCTAAAGTGCCTCCCAGCGGTAGCAGCAACGGTGGCCCCTCCTCCAGTTCAGGAGgtagcagcaacagcagccagGAGAGCCTCAGCAGAGCCCCTCCATGTCCAGGAGTCCTGCAGTTTGGAGGGTCCCGCTCCGACTGCGCTGACATCCTATGA
- the armt1 gene encoding damage-control phosphatase ARMT1 gives MAADQTSIVVPPSLSAKVVGSFAYLTVKDRLPTILTKVIDTIHRNKNKFFEEYGEEGIQAEKQTISLLSKLRNELQTDKPIVALNDGLADADSWNRYLLRQQGLQGDQEVVSWFKSPWLFVECYMYRKIQEALWLNPPISDYDVFNEGKTQSFFESQQAIMTLCTYFEGISKNIDDISEHHLQLHFNQLLKVSLWGNKCDLSISAGMENSQKSSPIDSLVSLQPFILVDHSDAVWSTLISTRRQQSGKACSTRVDIVLDNAGFELVTDLVLADFLVSSGLAHEVRFLGKSFPWFVSDVTSNDFHWTIRQTMAANHKWMSQRGVQWQRYVKEGVWSYHDHPFWTQPHEFCDMATEAPDLYATLQEANLVLFKGDLNYRKLAGDRDWDHTAGFEAALRGFGPAPLCSLRTLKANIQVGLQPGQGSKLSSQDPDWMTSGKYAVIQFYSPNSEQ, from the exons ATGGCAGCCGACCAGACCAGCATCGTAGTTCCTCCTTCTCTGTCAGCTAAAGTGGTTGG GTCATTCGCGTATTTGACAGTGAAAGACCGGCTGCCTACAATCCTCACAAAGGTTATTGACACAATTCATCGCAATAAAAACAAGTTTTTCGAGGAATATGGAGAG GAGGGGATCCAAGCGGAGAAGCAAACCATCTCCTTGCTGTCCAAGCTAAGAAATGAGTTGCAAACAGACAAACCCATAGTCGCTCTGAACGATGGGCTGGCGGATGCGGACTCTTGGAACCGATACCTGCTGAGGCAACAGGGCCTGCAGGGGGACCAGGAAGTGGTCAGCTGGTTCAAGTCTCCGTGGCTGTTTGTGGAGTGCTACATGTACCGCAAGATACAAGAGGCCCTCTGGCTCAA CCCACCCATCAGCGATTATGATGTTTTCAATGAGGGGAAGACTCAGAGCTTCTTTGAGTCGCAGCAGGCCATCATGACCTTATGCACATACTTTGAGGGCATCAGCAAGAACATAGATGACATCTCTGAACATCACCTGCAGCTGCATTTCAACCAGCTACTTAAG GTTTCTCTATGGGGAAACAAATGTGATCTATCTATCTCTGCTGGGATGGAGAATTCCCAGAAGTCCAGTCCCATCGACTCCCTCGTCAGCCTGCAGCCTTTCATCTTAGTGGACCACTCCGACGCAGTGTGGTCGACCCTCATTTCTACCCGTCGACAACAGTCGGGGAAAGCGTGCTCCACCCGAGTGGATATTGTTCTCGACAACGCCGGCTTTGAGTTAGTGACCGACTTGGTCCTCGCCGATTTCCTTGTGTCCTCCGGTCTGGCCCACGAGGTCCGCTTCCTCGGCAAATCCTTCCCGTGGTTTGTCTCTGATGTGACCTCCAATGATTTTCATTGGACCATTCGACAGACTATGGCGGCCAATCACAAGTGGATGTCTCAGAGGGGTGTGCAGTGGCAACGCTACGTGAAGGAAGGAGTGTGGTCCTATCACGACCACCCCTTCTGGACACAACCACACGAGTTCTGTGATATGGCAACCGAGGCGCCAGATCTGTATGCCACTCTGCAGGAGGCAAACCTGGTGCTGTTTAAAGGTGATCTCAACTACAGAAAGCTGGCAGGGGATCGGGACTGGGACCATACGGCAGGCTTTGAAGCCGCACTGAGGGGTTTTGGACCGGCCCCTCTGTGTAGCTTAAGGACTCTAAAGGCTAATATTCAAGTGGGCCTACAGCCAGGCCAGGGGAGCAAGCTCAGCTCCCAGGATCCAGACTGGATGACCAGTGGCAAGTACGCTGTGATTCAGTTCTACAGTCCCAATTCAGAACAATGA